Proteins co-encoded in one Taeniopygia guttata chromosome 4, bTaeGut7.mat, whole genome shotgun sequence genomic window:
- the CCNA2 gene encoding cyclin-A2: MLAEQENQENVPPPAAGKAAAAPPAAGTRVALGLLRGAQQRAGIPLQAARGGCEGHGAAAGLQQHQHQSFSIHVDEPDGERAPRRQRGVPAGQKEEVALGLRTAVCVLGERRPLAPLSNALELSFDSPSIMDISITSETEEQAPNVNNVPDYISEIHTYLREMEVKCKPKIGYMKKQPDITNNMRAILVDWLVEVGEEYKLQNETLHLAVNYIDRFLSSMSVLRGKLQLVGTAAMLLASKFEEIYPPEVAEFVYITDDTYTKKQVLRMEHLILKVLSFDLAAPTINQFLTQYFLHQQTDAKVESLSMYLGELSLIDADPYLKYLPSVIAAAAFHLADYTLTGQTWPESLCKVTGYTLEDIKPCLIDLHNTYLKAAQHTQQSIREKYKSTKYHGVSLIDPPDTLNLL, encoded by the exons ATGCTGGCGGAGCAGGAGAACCAGGAGAACGTGCCCCCGCCGGCGGCCGGCAAagccgcggccgcgccgcccgccgccggcacCCGCGTGGCGCTGGGGCTGCTGCGGGGAGCGCAGCAGCGCGCCGGGATCCCGCTGCAG gcggcgcggggcggctGCGAGGGCCatggagcggcggcggggctgcagcagcaccaacaCCAGTCCTTCTCCATCCATGTGGACGAGCCCGATGGGGAGCGGGCgccgcggcggcagcggggcgTCCCGGCGGGGCAGAAGGAGGAGGTGGCGCTGGGGCTGCGTACGGCCGTGTGTGTGCTGGGGGAGCGGCGGCCCCTGGCTCCCCTGAGCAACGCCTTGGAGCTGAGCTTCG ATTCTCCAAGTATTATGGATATTTCAATAACCTCAGAAACAGAAGAGCAAGCACCAAACGTTAATAACGTGCCAGACTATATCAGTGAAATCCATACGTACCTGAGGGAAATGGAG GTGAAGTGCAAGCCCAAAATAGGTTACATGAAGAAGCAACCTGATATCACAAACAACATGCGGGCTATTCTTGTGGACTGGCTGGTGGAAGTTGGAGAAGAATACAAATTACAGAACGAAACCCTGCACTTAGCTGTAAATTACATTGATAGGTTTCTTTCTTCCATGTCTGTTTTGAGAGGAAAACTTCAGCTTGTGGGTACTGCAGCTATGCTGCTCGCATC AAAGTTTGAAGAGATCTACCCTCCTGAAGTAGCTGAGTTTGTCTACATCACAGATGACACCTACACCAAGAAGCAGGTCCTAAGGATGGAGCACTTAATTCTGAAGGTTTTGTCATTTGACTTGGCGGCTCCAACAATCAACCAGTTCCTTACCCAGTACTTCCTACACCAGCAGACAGATGCTAAAGTGGAGAGTCTGTCAATG TACCTGGGAGAGCTGAGTCTAATTGATGCTGATCCTTACCTGAAATACTTGCCATCAGttattgctgctgcagcatttcatctgGCAGATTACACACTCACTGGACAAACCTGG ccTGAATCCCTGTGCAAAGTAACTGGCTACACTCTTGAAGACATCAAGCCTTGCCTCATAGACCTACACAACACCTACCTCAAagcagcccagcacacacaACAGTCCATAAGGGAAAAGTACAAGAGTACCAA GTACCATGGAGTATCGCTCATTGACCCACCAGACACACTAAACTTATTGTAA
- the EXOSC9 gene encoding exosome complex component RRP45, producing MTRARCPPHGAAMKATPLSNCERRFLLRAIQEKKRLDGRQCYDYRNIRVSFGADRGCCMVELGRTRVLAQVSCELVPPKPSRPTEGVLFFNLELSPMAAPGLEPGRQSELVVSLNRLLERCLRDSKCIETESLCVVAGEKVWQIRLDMHLLNHDGNITDAASIAGIVALCHFRRPDVSVQGEEVTVYTPEERDPVPLSIHHMPICVSFAFFHQGTYLLVDPTEREERVMDGLLVIAMNKHHEICTIQSSGVVMLLPDQILRCSKITAVKVAEITELIQKALENDQKARKEGGKFGFAESIPNQRITAFKMESAAVDTNDVEEQAGEIIAKADPPSEVFANPVLHTPGTAQIGEGIESSWGDLEESEKEETAEEEGESEAAAFECEKVETEDTSTLRETKNDEPIVLSDSEEEEVVILEPQELPRKTRTQTSSKQENPSKKAFNKRRRKKRTSR from the exons ATGACGCGCGCGCGCTGCCCCCCTCACGGCGCGGCCATGAAGGCGACGCCGCTCTCCAACTGCGAGCGGCGCTTCCTGCTCCGCGCCATCCAGGAGAAGAAG CGCCTGGACGGGAGGCAATGCTACGACTACCGGAACATCCGCGTCTCCTTCGGCGCCGACCGCGGCTGCTGCATGGTGGAGCTGGGCAGGACCAG GGTTCTTGCACAGGTCTCGTGTGAACTCGTTCCGCCTAAGCCCAGTCGGCCCACGGAAGGTGTGCTCTTCTTTAATCTGGAGCTCTCACCCATGGCTGCACCTGGGCTGGAACCTGGCAG ACAATCTGAGTTAGTGGTGTCACTGAACAGACTACTGGAGCGATGCCTCAGAGATTCCAAATGCATTGAGACTGAATCTCTCTGTGTTGTTGCTGGTGAAAAG GTTTGGCAAATTCGGCTGGACATGCACCTGTTAAACCATGATGGCAACATCACTGATGCTGCCAGCATAGCAGGGATTGTAGCTCTGTGTCATTTTCGCAGGCCAGATGTGTCTGTGCAAGGAGAGGAAGTAACTGTG TACACTCCTGAGGAACGTGATCCTGTCCCCTTGAGTATCCACCACATGCCCATTTGTGTCAGTTTTGCCTTCTTCCATCAAGG GACCTATTTGTTGGTGGATCCAACTGAACGTGAGGAGCGGGTGATGGATGGGCTCCTCGTAATTGCCATGAATAAACACCATGAAATTTGTACCATCCAGTCCAGCGGAGTGGTCATGCTGCTGCCAGATCAG ATTCTGAGATGCAGTAAAATAACAGCTGTTAAGGTCGCAGAAATAACAGAACTGATTCAGAAAGCCTTGGAAAATGACCAAAAAGCCAG GAAAGAAGGCGGGAAGTTCGGCTTTGCGGAATCCATCCCCAACCAAAGGATCACTGCCTTCAAAATGGAGAGTGCTGCTGTGGACACCAACGACGTGGAAGAACAGGCTGGAGAAATCATTGCAAAAGCTGACCCTCCTTCAGAAGT TTTTGCCAATCCAGTATTGCACACTCCTGGGACAGCCCAGATTGGGGAAGGAATAGAGAGCTCCTGGGGAGACCTTGAAGAATCTGAGAAGGAAGAAACAGCGGAAGAGGAAGGTGAAAGTGAGGCAGCTGCTTTTGAATGTGAGAAAGTGGAGACTGAGGATACGAGTACACTGAGGGAAACTAAGAATG ATGAACCCATTGTACTGTCTGACAGCGAGGAGGAAGAAGTTGTCATTCTGGAACCACAGGAATTACCACGAAAAACAAG AACACAGACCAGCTCCAAACAAGAAAATCCAAGTAAGAAAGCATTTaacaaaaggagaagaaagaagagaactTCTCGTTAA